The following proteins are encoded in a genomic region of Nitrospirota bacterium:
- a CDS encoding response regulator: MHCATAATGKRILLVEDNRGECELLQEAIAQQGFGESTLAMHDAESALALLQAQARSPQPALPQVIILDLHLRDMTGIELVYRLRADARLPLIPIVMLTTSDDPRDIRACYEAGASAYVVKPGTFEELSTLAHDLCRHWLHWNRTPHPIESRC; encoded by the coding sequence ATGCACTGCGCGACCGCGGCAACCGGCAAGCGCATCCTCTTGGTCGAGGACAACCGGGGCGAGTGCGAGCTCTTGCAGGAAGCGATCGCTCAGCAGGGGTTCGGCGAGTCGACCCTGGCCATGCACGACGCTGAGTCTGCGCTGGCCCTGCTCCAAGCCCAGGCCCGTTCGCCGCAGCCCGCGCTCCCGCAAGTGATCATTCTGGACCTGCATCTCAGAGATATGACCGGCATCGAATTGGTGTACCGGCTTCGAGCCGACGCGCGCCTGCCCCTTATCCCCATCGTCATGCTGACGACCTCGGACGACCCGCGCGACATCCGCGCCTGCTACGAAGCCGGAGCGTCGGCCTACGTGGTGAAGCCGGGCACATTCGAAGAGCTCTCCACGCTCGCCCACGACCTCTGCCGGCATTGGCTGCACTGGAATCGAACTCCCCACCCGATCGAATCCCGATGCTGA
- a CDS encoding ATP-binding protein → MRGGLTSWFRRLTIGQKLVLSSSVMLAVLAFSLAAILIYLVRINSYVDRHQRITVPAIITAATMQRETLELNLIYHVFLERKSSDGLEDTLDRLNAHAAAINRSLELYRTTHAARTHPILYRMLTDHHQTALADQEDAAIRRIESAIETLTANWKTYLSAARATRPGSRSPAQQADRLIGELTDGLDQLADAHVRIDMEMKREGDLLVSRARGVALALVALLALVITATYALFNKQIAQPLTHLATTADRVARQDLSASFDLWPSKDEVGMLSASLVAMLATLRERTRALERKTKELEAFTYSVAHDLKAPLREIEGFSSLLERKFGRTMDPTASGYAAKIHASSLQMIALIDALLRYSRLERQTLPRVRVDLRALVHAVVSDRLQSAPFPAPTVTVDLPAAEIPGDPAAIRQAVVNLLDNALKFSRGDVPPEICIGGTVTAHEYVLWIKDNGIGFDSKETERIFGLFERLHAPSEFEGTGVGLAIVKLVMEKHGGRVWAESSPGKGSVFYLAFPMKDVP, encoded by the coding sequence ATGCGCGGCGGTCTGACGAGCTGGTTTCGCCGTCTCACGATCGGCCAGAAGCTCGTCCTCTCCTCCAGCGTCATGCTGGCCGTCCTGGCGTTCAGTCTGGCCGCCATCCTGATCTATCTCGTCCGCATCAACAGTTACGTCGACCGGCATCAACGGATCACCGTTCCGGCGATCATTACCGCGGCTACCATGCAGCGGGAAACGCTGGAGCTGAACCTGATCTACCACGTGTTCTTGGAACGGAAATCGTCGGACGGCTTGGAGGACACGTTGGATCGCCTGAACGCGCATGCGGCTGCGATCAATCGGTCGTTGGAATTGTATCGAACCACGCATGCGGCCCGCACCCATCCTATCCTCTACCGGATGTTGACCGACCATCACCAAACGGCATTGGCCGATCAGGAAGACGCCGCCATCCGGCGGATCGAATCAGCCATTGAGACGTTGACGGCGAACTGGAAGACCTATCTTTCCGCGGCGCGCGCGACGAGACCGGGTTCGCGTTCCCCCGCGCAGCAGGCCGATCGCTTGATCGGGGAGCTGACCGACGGCCTCGATCAGCTCGCGGACGCGCACGTTCGAATCGACATGGAGATGAAGCGCGAAGGGGATTTGCTGGTCAGCCGCGCGCGCGGGGTGGCTCTGGCCTTGGTGGCGCTGCTGGCCTTGGTCATCACAGCCACCTACGCCCTCTTCAACAAGCAAATCGCCCAGCCGCTCACACACCTGGCTACGACGGCGGATCGTGTGGCCCGTCAAGACCTGTCGGCTTCGTTCGATCTCTGGCCTTCCAAGGACGAAGTCGGCATGCTCTCCGCATCACTCGTCGCCATGCTGGCCACCTTGCGGGAGCGCACCCGCGCGCTGGAACGCAAGACCAAGGAACTGGAAGCCTTCACCTATTCCGTCGCCCACGACCTCAAAGCGCCGTTGCGCGAGATCGAAGGGTTTTCCTCGCTGCTCGAGCGCAAGTTCGGCCGGACGATGGATCCGACGGCCTCGGGCTATGCCGCGAAGATCCACGCGTCCTCTCTTCAGATGATTGCCCTGATCGACGCACTGCTTCGCTACTCGCGTCTTGAGCGACAGACCCTGCCCAGGGTCCGCGTGGATCTACGGGCGCTGGTTCACGCAGTGGTGTCGGATCGCCTGCAGTCCGCGCCGTTCCCGGCGCCGACCGTGACCGTCGATCTGCCGGCCGCCGAGATCCCGGGAGATCCCGCAGCGATCCGGCAGGCCGTCGTGAATCTTTTGGACAATGCGCTGAAGTTCTCGCGCGGCGACGTTCCTCCTGAGATTTGCATTGGCGGCACCGTGACAGCTCATGAATACGTACTGTGGATCAAAGACAACGGCATCGGGTTCGACTCTAAAGAGACCGAACGCATCTTCGGCTTGTTTGAACGCCTCCACGCTCCATCGGAATTTGAAGGGACGGGCGTCGGGCTGGCCATCGTGAAATTGGTCATGGAGAAACACGGTGGTCGGGTCTGGGCGGAATCTTCGCCCGGCAAGGGGAGCGTGTTCTATCTTGCGTTCCCGATGAAGGACGTTCCATGA
- a CDS encoding porin codes for MKGQDVEAQAAGRDAGRFCRWGTWVLVAVGFIAWSVPAMAVEGGKLIEKDGKYVFVEDQDPALKLLLERAVKQGWITEEEYERVKKESEERAYLLSPSFKAWYDRGFNFSMNDNSFFLKIRFRGQMRFTQRFQNDAWRNPGDAKNFPELLGVFGDYRATRLGATASSFNIRRARLYFMGHLFSPDFKYYTQFSGETAENSQTPSAVRVLDLALTSSHVSWLNVQAGQYKVFFNRAQINSTASMQFAERALVMDAFTASGLDRRDIGLTIMNDEEIYPVNYYFGVFNGAGPSFNRLGGFFSEEPTPGCPGGTTGQNPFPSTTGCAPPQRNINANLRSNLNQLMYSARVMWNVMGRPGYGEGDLAYSETPQMAIGGGFSYNPAVDTSSNSSFIGTDLANLNFRRQLATFGNGRALGWGVVDFATWGVDGVFKYRGFSLQGEYYFKNITRHNKGLPCMRAVANNDPNTGCTAFAPGLLGNSMGWYVQSGYYLVPRTLEVAARYAYWDPDTNSADDLVRQVDVSLNWFLGGTYDHQIMLTFSNIQMGTGGYAIGRSDPLPPGSGSVPLDAVGGTLIQNMIRVQYQLFW; via the coding sequence ATGAAAGGTCAGGACGTGGAAGCGCAGGCCGCCGGTCGCGACGCCGGTCGTTTCTGTCGCTGGGGCACGTGGGTCTTGGTGGCGGTCGGGTTTATCGCCTGGAGCGTTCCGGCCATGGCCGTGGAAGGCGGAAAGCTCATCGAAAAAGACGGCAAGTACGTCTTTGTGGAAGATCAGGATCCGGCGCTCAAGCTGCTGTTGGAGCGGGCCGTCAAACAGGGATGGATTACCGAGGAGGAATACGAACGGGTGAAAAAAGAGTCGGAGGAGCGCGCCTATCTCCTCTCGCCGAGCTTCAAAGCCTGGTACGACCGGGGTTTTAACTTCTCGATGAACGACAACAGCTTCTTCCTCAAGATCCGGTTCCGGGGCCAGATGCGCTTCACCCAGCGGTTTCAGAACGACGCCTGGCGGAACCCTGGCGACGCGAAGAATTTTCCCGAGCTGCTGGGCGTCTTCGGCGATTATCGGGCGACTCGGCTCGGGGCGACCGCGTCAAGCTTCAATATTCGGCGCGCCCGGCTCTACTTCATGGGGCATCTCTTTAGCCCGGACTTCAAGTATTACACCCAGTTCTCCGGAGAGACCGCGGAGAACTCGCAGACCCCCAGCGCGGTTCGGGTGCTCGACTTGGCGCTGACCAGCTCACATGTTTCCTGGTTGAACGTGCAAGCGGGGCAGTACAAGGTGTTCTTCAACCGTGCGCAGATCAACTCGACTGCGTCCATGCAGTTCGCCGAGCGGGCGCTCGTCATGGATGCCTTTACCGCCAGCGGCCTTGACCGGCGGGACATTGGCCTCACGATCATGAACGACGAAGAAATTTACCCCGTCAACTATTACTTCGGAGTCTTCAACGGGGCCGGTCCAAGCTTCAATCGCCTGGGCGGGTTTTTCAGCGAGGAGCCGACCCCCGGGTGTCCGGGCGGCACAACGGGCCAGAATCCCTTTCCTTCTACGACCGGCTGCGCGCCGCCGCAGCGGAACATCAACGCGAACCTCCGGTCGAACCTGAACCAGCTCATGTACTCGGCCCGCGTGATGTGGAACGTGATGGGCCGGCCCGGGTACGGGGAAGGCGACCTCGCCTACTCCGAGACGCCGCAGATGGCCATCGGAGGCGGGTTTTCCTACAATCCAGCCGTAGACACAAGCTCGAACAGCTCGTTTATCGGCACCGACCTCGCCAACCTCAACTTTCGCCGGCAGCTTGCCACCTTTGGGAATGGCCGTGCCTTGGGTTGGGGTGTTGTGGATTTTGCCACCTGGGGAGTGGACGGAGTCTTCAAGTACCGGGGGTTCTCGCTCCAGGGCGAATATTATTTCAAAAATATCACCAGGCATAACAAGGGGCTGCCCTGCATGAGGGCGGTCGCGAACAACGACCCGAACACCGGCTGCACGGCGTTCGCGCCAGGACTGCTGGGCAATTCCATGGGCTGGTATGTCCAGAGCGGATACTACCTCGTTCCTCGCACGCTGGAGGTGGCCGCCCGCTATGCCTATTGGGACCCGGACACCAACTCGGCGGATGATCTTGTGCGACAGGTGGATGTGTCGCTGAACTGGTTCCTGGGAGGGACCTACGACCACCAGATCATGCTGACGTTCAGCAACATCCAGATGGGGACCGGCGGCTATGCGATCGGCCGGAGCGATCCGCTGCCGCCCGGTTCTGGCTCGGTGCCCCTGGACGCGGTTGGCGGGACGCTGATCCAGAACATGATTCGGGTCCAGTACCAGCTTTTCTGGTGA
- a CDS encoding sigma-54 dependent transcriptional regulator — protein sequence MKVLVIDDEEFVRLVLEETLRQEGCAVTMVEHGQAGLDALKVSSYDCVITDLRMPGVDGRAVVEWVREHQPDVDVIVLTGHGEIRAAVEAIKAGAWDFLVKETPFDGSQVAAALAKLKAVRALRRENLAFRLESAARRVDRILHGTSLAWRKLMELVRKIAPSNAPVLIQGETGTGKELIARTFHALSSRRDAPFLAVNCGTVKGDLLESELFGYEKGAFTGAVAPKSGLIAAAEGGTLFLDEIGEMSGPMQVSVLRVLDRGEYRQVGGTRILTADVRFIGATNRDLQDLVLAGRFRDDLLYRINTVTLRVPPLRERPEDIPLLAEGFLQALWPPGLPPRVFSKPSIERLAAYPWPGNVRELRNVVERLVLLSPPGAAPTIEPDELAALLPAAQDRLSSRHTAPPRSLDEAEQKHILRILKEHGGNKTQTARTLGIDYKTLLTKLRKYGVTEEQSGS from the coding sequence ATGAAGGTGCTCGTCATCGACGACGAAGAGTTCGTCCGTCTAGTCCTGGAGGAGACGCTGCGGCAAGAAGGCTGCGCCGTGACCATGGTCGAGCATGGGCAGGCCGGGCTCGACGCACTCAAGGTTTCGTCCTATGACTGCGTGATTACCGACCTCCGCATGCCCGGCGTGGACGGACGCGCGGTAGTGGAATGGGTGCGCGAACATCAACCGGATGTGGATGTGATCGTGCTGACCGGACACGGTGAAATTCGAGCCGCCGTCGAGGCCATCAAGGCGGGGGCCTGGGACTTCCTCGTCAAGGAGACGCCGTTCGACGGGTCGCAGGTCGCCGCGGCGTTGGCCAAGCTAAAAGCCGTGCGCGCGCTCCGCCGCGAAAACCTGGCGTTTCGTCTGGAGTCGGCAGCCCGGCGCGTCGACCGGATCCTGCACGGTACGAGCCTCGCCTGGCGAAAGTTGATGGAGCTGGTGCGGAAGATCGCGCCGTCCAACGCGCCGGTGTTGATCCAGGGCGAGACCGGCACGGGCAAGGAATTGATCGCGCGCACCTTTCACGCTCTCAGCTCTCGCCGGGACGCTCCGTTTCTGGCTGTCAATTGCGGCACGGTGAAGGGCGACCTGCTGGAGAGCGAGCTGTTCGGATACGAAAAAGGCGCGTTCACCGGCGCCGTCGCCCCGAAATCCGGTCTGATCGCCGCGGCCGAGGGCGGCACGTTGTTTCTAGACGAGATCGGCGAGATGAGCGGGCCCATGCAGGTCAGCGTGCTGCGGGTGTTGGATCGAGGAGAGTATCGTCAGGTCGGCGGGACGAGAATCTTGACGGCTGATGTTCGGTTCATCGGTGCGACCAACCGCGACCTTCAGGATCTGGTTCTCGCAGGACGATTCAGAGACGACTTGCTGTACCGGATCAACACCGTGACGCTCCGCGTGCCGCCGCTGCGGGAACGGCCGGAAGACATTCCTCTCCTGGCCGAAGGCTTCCTGCAGGCGCTTTGGCCGCCGGGCTTGCCTCCCCGTGTCTTCTCAAAGCCGTCGATCGAGCGCCTGGCCGCGTACCCTTGGCCGGGCAATGTCCGGGAACTCCGCAACGTGGTCGAGCGCCTGGTCCTCCTGTCGCCGCCCGGCGCCGCGCCAACCATCGAACCGGACGAACTGGCGGCCCTGTTGCCTGCCGCACAGGACCGACTCTCCTCTCGTCACACCGCGCCCCCGCGTTCTTTGGACGAAGCCGAACAAAAACATATCCTCCGCATCCTCAAGGAACACGGCGGGAACAAAACTCAGACGGCCCGCACCCTGGGTATCGATTACAAGACGCTCCTCACAAAACTGCGCAAGTACGGGGTCACGGAGGAACAGTCCGGTTCCTAG
- a CDS encoding substrate-binding domain-containing protein, with product MGEKHKAEPASNIENRLQTIRMARGLSQTELARSAGITRQAVCAIEANRYLPTTAVALRLAGALGCRVEDLFSLLTIGEHIEGDLVGSIPLHASHAGQARVKVARIGTRFVIRPVSALGEILNFTVPADGLLIGPAGGERRTVKPGSRVTVRLLRDRRGVEQEVAVAGCDPAIVLAGEYLRRHHHAATVVGWTMGSAAALEALKRGEVHMAGLHIVDAKSGESNLPYLRRHLTGEDVMVVTFAIWEEGLLVRSGNPKGIRNIGDLAREDVTLMNREGGAGARLLLDQKLAATGIDPAQVNGYRHVARSHFEVARTVAEGRADVGIGIRAAARYYGLDFIPLQEARYDLVVPKAVIASHPTLSVLLDTIVSRPFRTEVEALGGYDTRETGTVRSLRGSRVVHAKSRKEEG from the coding sequence ATGGGCGAAAAGCACAAGGCTGAACCGGCTTCCAATATCGAGAATCGCCTGCAGACCATCCGCATGGCGCGCGGCCTTTCGCAAACCGAACTCGCGAGGTCGGCGGGCATCACGCGTCAGGCGGTTTGCGCCATCGAAGCCAATCGGTATCTGCCCACGACGGCCGTAGCGCTTCGTCTGGCCGGCGCGCTGGGTTGCCGCGTCGAGGATCTTTTTAGCCTGCTGACGATCGGAGAGCACATCGAAGGCGATCTGGTCGGCAGCATCCCCCTTCATGCATCACATGCCGGTCAAGCCCGCGTCAAGGTCGCACGCATCGGAACCCGGTTCGTCATCCGTCCTGTCTCGGCGCTGGGCGAGATCTTGAACTTCACCGTGCCGGCGGATGGGTTACTCATCGGCCCGGCAGGTGGTGAGCGACGAACGGTCAAGCCGGGTAGTCGGGTCACCGTGCGGTTGCTCAGGGATCGTCGCGGGGTCGAGCAGGAGGTTGCCGTCGCCGGCTGCGACCCCGCCATCGTGCTGGCCGGTGAATATCTGCGGCGTCATCACCACGCGGCGACCGTCGTCGGCTGGACGATGGGCAGCGCGGCCGCGCTGGAGGCGCTCAAGCGGGGGGAAGTCCACATGGCCGGGCTCCATATCGTCGATGCGAAGTCGGGCGAATCGAATCTCCCGTATTTGCGGCGGCACCTCACGGGCGAAGATGTCATGGTGGTGACTTTCGCCATTTGGGAAGAGGGGCTGCTGGTGCGGAGTGGGAATCCGAAAGGCATCCGGAATATCGGCGACCTCGCGCGCGAGGATGTCACGTTGATGAATCGGGAGGGGGGGGCAGGAGCGCGGTTGTTGCTCGATCAGAAGCTGGCGGCGACGGGAATCGATCCGGCGCAGGTCAACGGATACCGCCATGTAGCGCGGTCACATTTTGAAGTCGCGAGAACCGTGGCCGAAGGTCGCGCGGATGTGGGCATCGGCATCCGTGCTGCGGCTCGCTATTACGGACTGGACTTTATCCCGCTTCAAGAGGCGCGGTATGACTTGGTCGTCCCCAAGGCGGTGATCGCTTCGCATCCGACTCTCTCGGTCCTGTTGGACACGATCGTCAGCCGGCCGTTTCGCACCGAGGTGGAAGCGTTGGGCGGGTACGATACGAGGGAGACGGGAACCGTCAGAAGCCTGCGGGGATCGCGTGTCGTCCACGCGAAAAGCAGAAAGGAGGAAGGCTAG
- the modA gene encoding molybdate ABC transporter substrate-binding protein, producing the protein MIVPIRIAASALVFLCVGLFCRLELARAELLVIAASPTVKVPLEALGNAFEAQFPGTRVRLHVEPALELRQTIAGMQNNLMVNIHRGRGLIHLIAPGGDELLTRLESKNYIRPGSRRPYAVQPLVLVVPESVVEAPMTFEALAQGERLRIVIADPAVTILGQKSRALLQSLGLWQAVNGRLTLAADARGVIDHLMRGEADVGILFGPEAVREQQRIRIAAVANHGQTEAVVYSLAMDAECPDRALAQRFIEFTQGREAQAALRSLGYLSPVEALNGKAPEAMTAGR; encoded by the coding sequence ATGATCGTTCCAATCAGAATCGCGGCGTCTGCCCTGGTGTTCTTGTGCGTCGGACTGTTCTGCCGGTTGGAGCTCGCACGGGCTGAGTTGTTAGTGATTGCCGCCTCACCAACCGTCAAGGTGCCGCTCGAAGCGCTCGGCAACGCGTTCGAAGCGCAGTTCCCCGGCACACGGGTTCGGTTGCATGTCGAGCCTGCGCTGGAGCTGCGCCAGACGATTGCCGGCATGCAAAACAATTTGATGGTCAACATCCACCGGGGGCGAGGGCTGATTCATCTCATTGCACCGGGGGGCGACGAATTGCTCACCCGCCTGGAGTCCAAAAACTACATCCGGCCGGGGTCGCGTCGGCCATATGCGGTGCAGCCGTTGGTGCTGGTGGTGCCGGAGTCGGTGGTCGAGGCGCCGATGACGTTCGAGGCGCTGGCACAGGGTGAGCGCCTGCGGATCGTCATCGCCGATCCGGCCGTGACGATCCTGGGGCAGAAGAGCCGAGCCCTGCTCCAATCGCTCGGACTCTGGCAGGCCGTGAACGGGCGGTTGACTCTCGCTGCGGATGCCCGCGGCGTCATCGATCACCTGATGCGAGGAGAGGCCGATGTGGGCATCCTGTTCGGGCCTGAGGCCGTACGAGAGCAACAGCGCATCCGCATTGCGGCAGTTGCGAATCACGGACAGACGGAGGCGGTGGTCTATTCGCTGGCTATGGACGCCGAATGTCCGGACCGAGCTCTCGCCCAGCGATTTATCGAATTCACGCAGGGGAGGGAAGCGCAAGCCGCGTTGCGATCGCTCGGGTATCTGTCGCCGGTCGAAGCGTTGAATGGGAAGGCGCCGGAGGCGATGACGGCGGGCCGATAG
- a CDS encoding DUF3365 domain-containing protein → MKHFHLMPANGAVIALSIGLAVSLVQATDNPLETTARYVLETAQAFRTVYSKTIVEKAEKVGVKPSEQWITEDHAIMLPAQFVKAAGAEIRSFDLGLIGLTPINPANLPKTQAEAEALKKLARNPDLKVVTFADADQFKGLAADFAIVQACADCHNTHPASPKRDFRQGDVMGAIVVRLNTR, encoded by the coding sequence ATGAAACACTTTCATTTGATGCCGGCGAATGGCGCGGTGATCGCCTTGTCGATCGGCCTCGCCGTTTCTCTGGTCCAAGCCACCGACAACCCGCTCGAGACAACGGCTAGGTACGTGCTGGAGACGGCTCAGGCTTTCCGTACGGTGTATTCCAAAACCATCGTCGAGAAAGCCGAAAAGGTGGGGGTCAAGCCCAGCGAACAGTGGATCACAGAAGACCACGCGATCATGCTGCCGGCGCAGTTCGTCAAAGCGGCCGGAGCGGAGATCAGGAGTTTCGACTTAGGGCTGATCGGGTTGACGCCGATCAACCCGGCCAATCTGCCGAAGACACAGGCGGAGGCCGAAGCCTTAAAGAAACTGGCCCGAAATCCTGACTTGAAAGTCGTGACGTTTGCGGACGCCGACCAATTTAAGGGCCTTGCCGCGGACTTCGCCATCGTCCAGGCTTGCGCGGATTGTCACAACACCCATCCGGCCAGTCCCAAGCGCGATTTCAGGCAGGGGGATGTGATGGGGGCCATTGTAGTGAGACTGAACACGCGTTGA